CTGGCCGAAGGCTTCCTTATATGTCACTGGTGCAAGCCCTTTCTATTTGGCAGTTTAGATCAACCAGAGAAGCAGTTTCTAAGGCAAAAGTTGAAGAATTTTTGTCCGAAGGTAACAACTTTTGCTTGATAAcatcatgaattttaactgTCATACTTGAAGGTTTGTTCCCAGGACAAACCAATCTTCCTCAAACAGACATATTCATTAAGCCCTCTACACAATGTATGTTGGCCAGTACAACATCACCCATGCTATAGCTGCAGTCGGCTCAGGTGGATTAAGCATAAAATTGCTGCTGGAATCACCAATGTCATCAAGGTGAACGGAACTCGCTGGCCagtttaactattttttgctATTAAGATCATAAATTCCCAGCCTTCTCTCAATTGTTAGTGGTTAGTAACCATGTTGAAAATTTGCAGAAGCTCTATTCGTTAGGAGGGTGCACATTTTTGGTGCTCTATCCTGTTCCAATAGGCTACTATGCAGCAGTTCTGATTCAAGTCCCTTGTATAACTGTTTTGTTATCGACTCGTCTGGATGCATGACATCTTTCAACAATGCAATTAAGTACAACTCTGGACTGAAAGAAACACGCCAACAAAACGAGAAATGATCTTCACGATGGGAACGTAATGTACATAGACACTCATTCCCTTCTTCTAGAGCATTAATCAACACCTCACCTAACATGGTTAGAAACGTCACATTCATTCTAAGCTGCAAACATAGTTTTAGGCCTATTAACATGTAACCATTTCTGTGCAGTTCGCAGGGATGCAGCAGGAGATCAGAGCATGCTGTGACTATGGTGGTGGCTCCAAAAATTTCCACCAGGAAGCTTTCTGCAGGTGCACAAAAGAGATTAACAGAAAGAAGGCTACTGTCTCTGCCTGCAGTGATCCTCAGAATTACGTGAGCTGGCATGGAGTCAATCTCGCAGAAAATGCTATAAGATTATGGCATGTGCAATCCTTAGTTGATCTTACTTCTGGTCCTCCATTCTCTCGTAATCAGTATCGTGatattcaaacaataaaatgagataataaTGGTAATTACTTTGAAGGGAATAATCAGCAGAAACTCATATATGATGaagaatgaaatgaaatgaccATCCTGTCATAATATATGCAGACATATGTTTTTGTTCCGATATGCAAAACGGCTATATGCATAAACTGAGATTAAAAATCTATGACAAGTGCTTTCTGTTTGAGGTTCAGATTCAGCAGTATATGTAAGGACAGAAAACTTTCAACAGTATGTTTAGATCATATGAATTACAGGGTTACTAGATTTTGCTGAACTTGATAGTATCTTTCTTACACAATATACACAAGCTTGAATGGTTGAGTTCTCTAGTCAATCACATAATACAAAATGTTTGTCAAGGCTGCAACTTACGTTGCAAACCACCATACAACATAGTACATTTAAGTCGATGCAGAAGCAAAATAACCAGCAGGCACTATTTTGAAACAATGATGATTCTGTCTTTCATTCTAACAAGGTATACTTTGACCCTAAAATCCTTACATCTCTCTCAGGAAAGAACCAAAGAAGGACTATTCAACAAAACGTTGCAAGAAATTATCCCACAGACACAGACTAATCAAAATAGCAAGACTGTAGCAGAACCTACTTTTCCAATTCAACTAAAACTGAGAAAACAGAAGTACAAACTTGCCAAAGAGCCCATgtaaaagataaatgaaagaaTGTGCAAGAAACTCGAAAACTTGGTCAAGGAAGATAGCTATTCTCGATAGCTGGTTGAGTTCTAATACCTGAAGCAAAAGGCATTCTGCTCCTCCCCACCCAAATTGTGTCCAATCCTTCACTTCTTTCAGAActtctctccattttcttgatcCTTTTCCCTTTAATCCATCGGTATGCCAAAATACCAATCACAACAAGAAAGACTAATCCCACAACTCCAGCTGCAATCCCCATCACCCAATAGTTCTTCCTGATAGCCTGGTTCGGCTGATAAGGGACTACAACAGAGAAATGACCCTGTCTTCTCACAATACACGAACTTTTCACCGTCATGTTGCTGAATTCCAACGTCCCGTTTATGTCAAACCTAACACATTTCATTGTCACATTCCCATCTTCATGAGTCGAAATATTCGGAAATCGAACAATAATGGGATCATCACTCACCACTTTAAGCTCAATCAGCCCATAACTTGCTGAACTTCTGTTGGGATCATAGGTTAGAAATCCTATGACAGGAGCAACAAACGTGTAATTTGGAACATTATAGTAAGATGATGACAAGTTGCCTAGATTCTGATAGACTAAATCAACTCTCTTTGTAAAGGGCCATGGCAAAACCCATGGTGGGATTGCAAATGATGAATTGTAATTAGACCCATTCTTCCATAGACGACGGGCTCTGAGGCGAACAACAGAAACTTCCATGCCCGAGAAATTGGCAGGAAGAACAACATTATACAGTTTACCAGTACGTGGACGATGGAGTTTCTTGAGTGCATAATCATAAACAAAAGAATCCAACAAATCTCTAGCGTAGTAGCGTTCTGACCCGTGAACAAGCTGCCATAACCACGCATTCAAAATGATACAGACAACGAGCCAATCCCTTCTACAACCCATCAAGAATTCCTTTTCGCACCAAAAATCAGTACAGTACACATGATCTGACATgaaaaattgttcgaaaagaTTAATCTTGGATTGATGTATTGCTGTGATCTTCTCAGAGATCCCTTCTTGCGAATGGCTTTCCGACTCCTCCTTCCTGTGTTCTTGATCAACCGGCTatgaataattcaatattcTTGTTGCGATCTCCATGCAATTAAGGAGCTGTGGATGA
The nucleotide sequence above comes from Sesamum indicum cultivar Zhongzhi No. 13 linkage group LG11, S_indicum_v1.0, whole genome shotgun sequence. Encoded proteins:
- the LOC105173146 gene encoding uncharacterized protein LOC105173146 → MGCRRDWLVVCIILNAWLWQLVHGSERYYARDLLDSFVYDYALKKLHRPRTGKLYNVVLPANFSGMEVSVVRLRARRLWKNGSNYNSSFAIPPWVLPWPFTKRVDLVYQNLGNLSSSYYNVPNYTFVAPVIGFLTYDPNRSSASYGLIELKVVSDDPIIVRFPNISTHEDGNVTMKCVRFDINGTLEFSNMTVKSSCIVRRQGHFSVVVPYQPNQAIRKNYWVMGIAAGVVGLVFLVVIGILAYRWIKGKRIKKMERSSERSEGLDTIWVGRSRMPFASGIRTQPAIENSYLP